One window from the genome of Roseisolibacter agri encodes:
- a CDS encoding Ig-like domain-containing protein — translation MLPARLHPRTPAAPRSRASALLCFGALVLLAACGGGGGGDGGGPTGGGTPTAVTKLQLATAPDSLAEQEERQYSVTATAADGRTVGSPTLAWSSSDTTILVVSSTGTVRGVRPGRATLRVASGSVTAEASLRVVAASVAEVRIRGADSIVVGTSVPLLAEPVDATGRPLLDRTVTWAVQDTNIARVGADGIVRGVALGRTTVTASLGAVIGTRAIVVRPSFAASLAFVRVPDTLYTSVPDSVRAAFSDSAGRVVTDGRPITYSTDAPTVVEVQPDGRIRPLAAGTATIRASGDRLVASRQVTVRVAPVTQVVVAPDTLTILNGSGAQLYPILLDLGGTRQFRRAVSYQSENPGVATVTATGAVRAVALGSTTVRVTSERGEGRAVVRVIDPPADRFRVELRFVVPTEKPFEDAFRNGVADWERAILQGGAGLTINFPENACGSADPARTEAVRHLLIYVRLDHIDGRGGVLGSAGPCFLRAADGLPIVGQMRFDTTDLRALLNAGTLQAVVTHEIGHVVGVSRFTWNSALRTLAPNVATAPDPRFIGRRGMLASAGMGFTMPGEGVPIESEDGSGAAGPHWREAVFTIELMTGVMESPTAPGTPLERRPMSLLTIESLGDVGYQVVQGAADVFGRLLETPLTGAALADRLPALLRTTPRSPLPHAERLAPVGTVGADGHVRLRR, via the coding sequence ATGCTCCCCGCCCGCCTGCACCCCCGCACGCCCGCGGCGCCGCGCTCCCGCGCGTCCGCCCTCCTGTGCTTCGGCGCCCTCGTCCTGCTGGCCGCCTGCGGCGGTGGTGGCGGCGGTGACGGTGGCGGCCCGACCGGAGGCGGCACGCCGACCGCGGTCACCAAGCTGCAGCTGGCCACCGCCCCCGACTCGTTGGCCGAGCAGGAGGAGCGGCAGTACAGCGTGACCGCCACGGCCGCCGACGGCCGCACCGTCGGCAGCCCGACGCTCGCGTGGAGCTCCAGCGACACGACGATCCTCGTCGTCTCGTCCACGGGCACGGTGCGCGGCGTGCGCCCCGGGCGCGCCACGCTGCGCGTGGCGAGCGGCAGCGTGACCGCCGAGGCCTCGCTGCGCGTGGTGGCGGCGAGCGTGGCGGAAGTCCGCATCCGCGGCGCCGACAGCATCGTGGTGGGCACCTCCGTGCCGCTGCTGGCCGAGCCGGTGGACGCGACCGGGCGCCCGCTGCTGGACCGCACGGTGACGTGGGCGGTACAGGACACCAACATCGCGCGCGTCGGCGCCGATGGGATCGTCCGCGGCGTCGCGCTCGGCCGCACGACGGTGACGGCGTCGCTCGGCGCGGTGATCGGCACGCGCGCGATCGTGGTGCGCCCGTCGTTCGCCGCGTCCCTCGCGTTCGTGCGCGTGCCCGACACGCTCTACACGAGCGTGCCCGACAGCGTGCGCGCGGCGTTCTCCGACTCGGCCGGCCGCGTGGTGACCGACGGCCGGCCGATCACCTACTCGACCGACGCGCCGACGGTGGTCGAGGTGCAGCCGGACGGCCGCATCCGCCCGCTGGCCGCGGGCACGGCCACCATCCGCGCGTCCGGCGACCGGCTGGTGGCGTCGCGACAGGTGACGGTGCGCGTGGCGCCGGTGACGCAGGTCGTCGTCGCGCCGGACACGCTCACGATCCTCAACGGCTCGGGCGCGCAGCTCTATCCGATCCTGCTCGACCTGGGCGGGACGCGGCAGTTCCGCCGCGCCGTGAGCTACCAGTCGGAGAACCCGGGTGTCGCCACCGTGACGGCGACCGGCGCGGTGCGCGCGGTCGCGCTGGGCTCGACAACCGTGCGCGTGACGTCGGAGCGCGGCGAGGGGCGCGCGGTCGTGCGCGTGATCGATCCGCCGGCGGACCGCTTCCGCGTCGAGCTGCGCTTCGTCGTGCCGACCGAGAAGCCGTTCGAGGACGCGTTCCGCAACGGCGTCGCGGACTGGGAGCGCGCGATCCTGCAGGGCGGCGCCGGGCTGACGATCAACTTCCCGGAGAACGCCTGCGGCAGCGCCGACCCGGCGCGCACGGAGGCCGTGCGGCACCTGCTGATCTACGTCCGCCTCGACCACATCGACGGGCGCGGCGGCGTGCTCGGCTCGGCCGGCCCGTGCTTCCTGCGCGCCGCCGACGGCCTGCCGATCGTGGGGCAGATGCGCTTCGACACGACGGACCTGCGCGCGCTGTTGAACGCCGGCACGCTGCAGGCGGTGGTGACGCACGAGATCGGGCACGTCGTCGGCGTCAGCCGGTTCACGTGGAACAGCGCGCTGCGCACGCTGGCGCCGAACGTCGCGACGGCGCCGGACCCGCGCTTCATCGGACGGCGCGGCATGCTGGCGTCGGCCGGCATGGGCTTCACGATGCCGGGCGAGGGTGTGCCGATCGAGAGCGAGGACGGCAGCGGCGCTGCCGGCCCGCACTGGCGCGAGGCGGTGTTCACGATCGAGCTCATGACGGGCGTCATGGAGAGCCCGACGGCGCCCGGCACGCCGCTCGAGCGACGCCCGATGAGCCTCCTCACCATCGAGTCGCTGGGCGACGTGGGCTACCAGGTGGTGCAGGGCGCGGCCGACGTCTTCGGCCGCCTGCTGGAGACGCCGCTCACGGGCGCGGCGCTCGCCGATCGCCTCCCGGCGCTGCTCCGCACGACGCCCCGGTCGCCGCTCCCGCACGCCGAGCGGCTGGCGCCGGTGGGCACCGTGGGCGCGGACGGCCACGTGCGCCTGCGGCGCTGA
- a CDS encoding PAS domain S-box protein, which translates to MSTPHGDPVSSGGASPDASPEARLLAELLDASTELACAADGDGRIVYVNHAWERTLGYSRAEAMSLPAVALVAPEHRAAYLAAARRLVRGEPIEAFEAVLTARDGRRVVCRGRATPLMAPDPATGKPRCIGTRAVYRDVSAERRAEAARARLVAMFEATADLVGITRPGGRLDFLNRAGRRLLGLADDADVGALNLRACHPPETMARLEAEGFPTALRDGEWTGDGELLDASGARIPVSIALTAHPGATTEEPTSFSTVMRDLRERAAVERALRDSDTRFRAMLDNGRIAYSALRAVRDDAGAVVDFEYVEANAELERITGMVADDVVGARFSELWPVAREDGLVERLADVLHSGRAIEFERESRDPRVTARWTSVQVVPLADGVAVMVRDITPQKIAELELRLLQRVTHAVAEAGDVPEAGALALEAMCAAAGWEFGEMWLVGADRDGSPSLVHGPVWHAPGDERLAAFAAASAGLVVRGGGGLAARAWATGAPVSVPDLRAPGVDFSRVDEARRARLAGGIAVPVLARGEVVAVLSFLTRDARRVRHADVDLLAAVAAQVGTVVRRKLAENALAHERAFLSTVLDSLSENVSVCSPDGQLVLFNQATREAHGLPENPDLAPEEWSAYYGVLRPDGVTPLPTAELPHVRALATRADVDDVEYVVAVPGRPHRTMVANVRVLHGPDGELLGSVCAARDMTAQKAAEAALRASEERHRALFERSTAIQWVVDMETACIVDANASAARFYGYSLDRMRGMPLGQINILPMAAMRALHERVGQAPGGVVPHRLASGEVRMVEFHPTRVELDGRVFAHSVLHDVTDRIRVETALRQSESRLSLIYDSATDLMFLMAVERDRDGAVVDFRCESVNAAYLELSGLTVDQIVGRTIRELLPADDAAGAVARYAGAATSGDVLRFEEELELAAGRLTVETTLTPVFDADGVCTHVLGSARDVSARLHAEAALRESEARFRGVLETVRSVAVSLDGEGRVTFANDALATLTGWARDEMVGRDWFADFVPDGPGLRQVFARMLAGVDALPHFESEILTRTGERRLIAWDSTLLHDASGAITGTASIGRDITEQRALEARLAALSEHDELTGLLNRRGFRRMAEHELRVGRRVGRRGSLLYLDMDGFKAINDQHGHGEGDLALRAVADVLRGTVREGDLAARLGGDEFVVYATGAATTDEGEVLASRLREHLARANEAATRAGRPYALGFSIGVAAVEGGDDLDAVLTRADAALYARKLARRGTADAR; encoded by the coding sequence ATGTCCACGCCCCACGGCGACCCGGTGTCGTCGGGTGGCGCGTCGCCCGACGCGTCGCCCGAGGCGCGCCTGCTCGCCGAGCTGCTCGATGCCTCGACCGAGCTGGCCTGCGCCGCCGACGGCGACGGGCGGATCGTGTACGTGAACCACGCGTGGGAGCGGACGCTGGGCTACTCGCGCGCGGAGGCGATGTCGCTGCCCGCGGTCGCGCTGGTCGCGCCCGAGCATCGCGCGGCCTACTTGGCCGCCGCGCGCCGCCTGGTCCGGGGCGAGCCGATCGAGGCGTTCGAGGCGGTGCTGACCGCGCGCGACGGGCGCCGCGTGGTGTGCCGGGGCCGCGCGACGCCGCTGATGGCGCCCGATCCCGCGACCGGGAAGCCGCGCTGCATCGGCACGCGCGCGGTCTATCGCGACGTGAGCGCCGAGCGGCGCGCGGAGGCGGCGCGCGCGCGGCTGGTCGCGATGTTCGAGGCGACGGCGGACCTCGTCGGCATCACGCGCCCGGGCGGGCGTCTCGACTTCCTCAACCGCGCGGGCCGGCGACTGCTCGGCCTCGCGGACGACGCGGACGTCGGCGCGCTCAACCTCCGCGCGTGCCACCCGCCCGAGACGATGGCGCGCCTCGAGGCCGAGGGCTTCCCGACGGCGCTGCGCGACGGCGAGTGGACGGGGGACGGCGAGCTGCTGGACGCGTCGGGCGCGCGCATCCCGGTGTCGATCGCGCTCACCGCGCACCCCGGTGCCACGACCGAGGAGCCGACGTCGTTCTCGACGGTGATGCGCGACCTGCGCGAGCGCGCCGCGGTCGAGCGCGCGCTGCGCGACAGCGACACGCGCTTCCGGGCGATGCTCGACAACGGGCGCATCGCCTACTCCGCGCTGCGCGCCGTGCGCGACGACGCGGGCGCGGTCGTGGACTTCGAGTACGTCGAGGCGAACGCGGAGCTGGAGCGCATCACCGGGATGGTCGCCGACGACGTGGTCGGCGCACGGTTCTCCGAGCTCTGGCCGGTGGCGCGCGAGGACGGGCTCGTGGAGCGGCTGGCCGACGTGCTCCATTCGGGACGGGCGATCGAGTTCGAGCGCGAGTCGCGCGATCCGCGGGTGACGGCGCGCTGGACGTCGGTGCAGGTGGTGCCGCTGGCCGACGGCGTCGCGGTGATGGTGCGCGACATCACGCCGCAGAAGATCGCGGAGCTGGAGCTGCGCCTGCTGCAGCGCGTCACGCACGCCGTCGCCGAGGCGGGCGACGTGCCGGAGGCGGGGGCGCTCGCGCTGGAGGCGATGTGCGCCGCGGCCGGGTGGGAGTTCGGCGAGATGTGGCTCGTGGGCGCGGACCGCGACGGCAGCCCGTCGCTGGTGCACGGCCCGGTGTGGCACGCGCCGGGCGACGAGCGGCTCGCCGCGTTCGCGGCGGCCAGCGCGGGGCTCGTGGTGCGGGGCGGCGGCGGCCTGGCGGCCCGCGCGTGGGCCACCGGCGCGCCGGTGTCGGTGCCCGACCTGCGCGCGCCCGGCGTCGACTTCTCGCGCGTGGACGAGGCGCGGCGCGCGCGCCTGGCGGGGGGCATCGCCGTGCCGGTGCTCGCGCGCGGCGAGGTCGTCGCGGTGCTGTCGTTCCTGACCCGCGACGCGCGGCGCGTGCGCCACGCCGACGTCGACCTGCTGGCCGCCGTCGCGGCGCAGGTGGGCACGGTGGTGCGCCGCAAGCTGGCGGAGAACGCGCTCGCGCACGAGCGCGCGTTCCTCTCGACGGTGCTCGACAGCCTGTCGGAGAACGTCAGCGTGTGCTCGCCCGACGGGCAGCTCGTGCTGTTCAACCAGGCGACGCGCGAGGCGCACGGCCTGCCGGAGAACCCGGACCTCGCGCCGGAGGAGTGGAGCGCCTACTACGGGGTGCTCCGGCCCGACGGCGTGACGCCGCTGCCGACCGCGGAGCTGCCGCACGTGCGCGCGCTCGCCACGCGCGCCGACGTGGACGACGTCGAGTACGTGGTCGCGGTGCCGGGACGTCCGCACCGCACGATGGTGGCGAACGTGCGCGTGCTCCACGGGCCCGACGGCGAGCTCCTCGGCTCCGTGTGCGCGGCGCGCGACATGACGGCGCAGAAGGCCGCCGAGGCCGCGCTGCGCGCGAGCGAGGAGCGGCACCGCGCGCTGTTCGAGCGCAGCACCGCCATCCAGTGGGTCGTCGACATGGAGACCGCGTGCATCGTCGACGCCAACGCGTCGGCCGCGCGCTTCTACGGCTACTCGCTCGATCGGATGCGGGGCATGCCGCTGGGGCAGATCAACATCCTGCCCATGGCCGCGATGCGCGCGCTGCACGAGCGCGTGGGGCAGGCGCCGGGTGGCGTGGTGCCGCACCGGCTGGCGTCGGGCGAGGTGCGCATGGTGGAGTTCCACCCCACGCGCGTGGAGCTCGACGGCCGCGTCTTCGCGCACTCCGTGCTGCACGACGTCACCGACCGCATCCGCGTCGAGACGGCGCTGCGGCAGAGCGAGTCGCGGCTGTCGCTGATCTACGACAGCGCCACGGACCTCATGTTCCTGATGGCGGTGGAGCGCGACCGCGACGGCGCGGTCGTGGACTTCCGCTGCGAGTCGGTGAACGCCGCGTACCTGGAGCTGAGCGGGCTGACGGTCGACCAGATCGTCGGCCGCACGATCCGCGAGCTGCTGCCGGCGGACGACGCGGCGGGCGCGGTGGCGCGCTACGCCGGCGCCGCGACCAGCGGCGACGTGCTGCGCTTCGAGGAGGAGCTGGAGCTCGCGGCCGGCCGCCTCACGGTCGAGACGACGCTCACGCCGGTGTTCGACGCCGACGGCGTCTGCACGCACGTCCTCGGCTCGGCGCGCGACGTGAGCGCGCGTCTGCACGCCGAGGCCGCGCTGCGCGAGAGCGAGGCGCGCTTCCGCGGCGTGCTGGAGACCGTGCGCTCCGTCGCGGTGAGCCTCGACGGCGAGGGGCGCGTGACGTTCGCCAACGACGCGCTGGCGACGCTCACCGGCTGGGCGCGCGACGAGATGGTGGGCCGCGACTGGTTCGCCGACTTCGTGCCCGACGGCCCGGGGCTGCGCCAGGTCTTCGCGCGGATGCTCGCCGGCGTCGACGCGCTGCCGCACTTCGAGAGCGAGATCCTCACGCGCACCGGCGAGCGCCGGCTGATCGCGTGGGACAGCACGCTGCTGCACGACGCGAGCGGGGCGATCACGGGCACGGCGAGCATCGGCCGCGACATCACCGAGCAGCGCGCGCTCGAGGCGCGGCTGGCGGCGCTGTCGGAGCACGACGAGCTGACGGGGCTCCTCAACCGCCGCGGCTTCCGGCGCATGGCCGAGCACGAGCTGCGGGTGGGCCGCCGCGTGGGACGCCGCGGGTCGCTGCTCTACCTCGACATGGACGGCTTCAAGGCGATCAACGACCAGCACGGCCACGGGGAGGGCGATCTCGCGCTGCGCGCCGTCGCCGACGTCCTGCGCGGCACGGTGCGCGAGGGCGACCTGGCCGCGCGGCTGGGCGGCGACGAGTTCGTGGTCTACGCCACCGGCGCCGCGACCACCGACGAGGGCGAGGTGCTGGCGTCGCGGCTGCGCGAGCATCTCGCGCGCGCCAACGAGGCGGCCACGCGCGCGGGCCGGCCGTACGCGCTGGGCTTCAGCATCGGCGTCGCCGCGGTGGAGGGCGGCGACGACCTGGACGCGGTGCTGACGCGCGCCGACGCCGCGCTGTACGCGCGCAAGCTGGCACGGCGAGGCACGGCCGACGCGCGCTGA